In Deltaproteobacteria bacterium HGW-Deltaproteobacteria-6, a genomic segment contains:
- a CDS encoding sorbosone dehydrogenase, whose amino-acid sequence MKMAHQNKIVIGIALAIILCQVMLCSADAFDPRRIKLPPGFEISVYASSVPGARSMALSPEGMVFVGSRSEGKVYAIVDRNADHLADDVIVIAKGLNSPNGVAFRGTSLYVAEINRILRFDNIENRLKNPPLPVVIYEGFPKDRHHGWKFIAFGPDGLLYVPVGAPCNVCLSPDKIFATITRMRPDGSLPEIFSHGVRNTVGFDWHPGTGELWFTDNGRDWMGSDLPPDELNRAPQKGLHFGFPFCHGASITDPEYGGGKACREFVPPAIELGPHVAALGMRFYTGRMFPKPYHHRIFIAEHGSWNRLTPIGYRITTVALEGNKAKRYEVFAEGWLSGRSVSGRPVDVLVMPDGALLVSDDKADRIYRIAYP is encoded by the coding sequence ATGAAAATGGCACATCAAAACAAAATTGTAATCGGGATCGCGCTTGCGATTATTTTGTGCCAGGTGATGCTTTGTTCGGCCGACGCGTTTGACCCCCGCCGGATCAAACTTCCGCCCGGCTTTGAGATCAGTGTGTACGCCTCTTCCGTGCCGGGCGCAAGGTCCATGGCGCTCTCTCCCGAGGGCATGGTTTTTGTCGGGTCGCGCAGTGAGGGCAAAGTTTACGCGATTGTCGACCGGAACGCCGATCACCTTGCGGATGATGTTATCGTCATTGCGAAAGGGCTCAATTCCCCCAACGGCGTGGCTTTCCGCGGCACTTCGCTGTATGTCGCGGAGATCAACCGTATTCTGCGCTTCGATAACATTGAAAACCGTTTAAAGAATCCTCCCTTGCCGGTTGTGATCTATGAAGGATTTCCGAAGGACCGTCATCACGGCTGGAAGTTTATCGCGTTTGGCCCGGACGGCCTGCTCTATGTCCCGGTCGGCGCTCCCTGCAACGTCTGCCTCAGTCCCGATAAAATATTCGCGACTATTACGCGGATGAGGCCGGATGGCTCTCTACCTGAAATATTTTCCCATGGTGTGCGCAACACGGTCGGTTTTGACTGGCATCCCGGGACCGGGGAACTGTGGTTTACGGATAACGGCAGGGACTGGATGGGCAGTGATTTGCCGCCGGATGAACTCAACCGTGCTCCGCAAAAAGGCCTGCATTTTGGATTTCCTTTTTGTCACGGCGCATCAATCACCGATCCTGAATATGGCGGCGGAAAGGCCTGCCGGGAATTTGTGCCGCCCGCCATCGAACTGGGGCCTCATGTCGCAGCGCTGGGCATGCGTTTTTACACGGGCAGGATGTTTCCCAAACCATACCATCATCGCATTTTTATCGCCGAGCACGGCTCCTGGAACAGACTCACGCCCATTGGATACCGCATAACAACCGTTGCGCTGGAAGGAAACAAGGCTAAGCGATATGAAGTGTTTGCTGAAGGCTGGCTTTCGGGCCGTTCCGTAAGCGGCCGCCCCGTGGATGTCCTGGTCATGCCCGACGGCGCACTTCTGGTCTCGGATGACAAAGCGGACAGGATCTACCGAATTGCCTATCCATAA
- a CDS encoding NUDIX hydrolase, with amino-acid sequence MAKKSAGLLLYRNVDGRLEVLLVHPGGPLWTGKDEGIWSIPKGEFQPPEEPLTAARREFEEETGMTPGGNFIALDPVRQPSGKIVFAWAVAGDFDPARLKSNTFSLEWPANSGLLQEFPEVDQAAWLPVDIALSKILPGQAPLLLQLQKKLDRSR; translated from the coding sequence GTGGCTAAAAAGAGCGCGGGGCTGCTTCTTTACCGGAACGTGGACGGCAGGCTCGAGGTGCTGCTGGTTCATCCCGGCGGGCCGTTATGGACCGGAAAAGATGAAGGGATCTGGTCGATTCCCAAAGGGGAATTCCAGCCTCCCGAAGAGCCGCTCACTGCGGCCAGACGTGAATTTGAAGAAGAAACGGGTATGACGCCCGGCGGCAATTTCATTGCCCTGGACCCTGTTCGTCAGCCCAGCGGTAAAATCGTTTTTGCCTGGGCCGTCGCGGGGGATTTTGATCCCGCCCGGTTGAAGAGTAATACATTTTCGCTGGAGTGGCCTGCAAACTCCGGGCTGCTGCAGGAGTTTCCAGAAGTCGATCAGGCAGCCTGGCTTCCGGTGGACATCGCGCTTAGCAAGATACTGCCAGGTCAGGCTCCGTTACTGCTTCAGCTTCAGAAAAAGCTTGATCGTTCCCGCTGA
- a CDS encoding YHS domain protein translates to MKLQKAIDKILMISSFVFLSLTGAGGTAAGMAWMDDAAISGYDAVSYFTAGKPVKGSASFTYKWHGLTWHFSTKENLDLFTAGPEKYAPQYDGYCAWAMSQGRQARTDPDVWQMVDGKLYLNCSRSAHEKWSRDIPGHIRKADVNWVKFSGGK, encoded by the coding sequence ATGAAATTACAGAAAGCGATAGACAAAATTTTAATGATCAGTTCGTTTGTGTTCCTGTCTTTGACCGGCGCCGGCGGGACGGCTGCCGGAATGGCATGGATGGATGACGCGGCCATCAGCGGGTATGATGCTGTTTCCTATTTTACGGCCGGCAAACCGGTGAAAGGCAGTGCGTCATTTACGTATAAATGGCATGGCCTTACCTGGCATTTTTCGACGAAAGAAAATCTGGATTTATTTACGGCCGGTCCGGAAAAATACGCGCCGCAGTATGACGGCTATTGCGCCTGGGCCATGTCGCAGGGTCGTCAAGCCCGCACGGACCCTGATGTATGGCAGATGGTTGACGGGAAACTTTATCTGAATTGCAGCCGGTCCGCGCATGAAAAATGGAGCAGGGATATTCCCGGCCATATCAGGAAGGCGGATGTAAACTGGGTGAAGTTCTCCGGCGGAAAATGA
- a CDS encoding acetyl-CoA synthetase, whose translation MDNLKRMFDPATIAVIGASEKEGSLGRVLIDNLQACKERKIFTVNPNQKTVCHFHCYDSIGDIPEHIDLAIVASPATTVPGIVDACGRAGVDGLIIITDGFREAGIEGRLLEEEIIRIKKNYPLRILGPSCLGVIRPHAGLCASGLSSVPEMGNIALLTQSSAFEKTLFDWGMHAHVSFSMLASLGSGIDIDFGDLIDYLGNDSHTRSIMIYMEDRIGDIKKFASAARGFSRYKPIVLLKPPPVPNGFPEKQSHTDMLAGPEDVFDALLRRLGVVRVREAQDLYNTADVLYSRNLPRGPRLAIITNTTGAGLMAANRLRRSGGALAQLSDETVASLNGLLPASWNRGNPVDIQRTADARRYENTLQICLGDPGIDGILVLFARMDAVDDEELAGTLTSFVKNASKPVIASWLGREEVNRGRDILLKSGVPVYDTPEAAVRTYLYMYDYERNLRDLNETPSELSVDEAPSKNHLKSLVRRVSRENGFILTDEDSRKFLTNYGIPLIQTFTALNAEEAAGYAHTIGYPVVLKISSPDIIFRQDVGGVVRGITTPSELRREYDRLIERVRERQPGAAIHGVTVQKMVEVIDYELILGAKKDPDYGAVILFGMGGIGVEIFRDFAVGLPPLNQALARRLMEDTRVYKMLQGYRGKKPADLRQLEQIIVSLSNLIVDFPEILMMDMNPLAISDGKAVALDARIILDRPDGLKETPYPHLVITPYPARYITRWHLRGGTEAILRPIKPEDEPLEHEMFTSLSPATLRERFYQTIKTITHEMHARFCNIDYDREMAIVAEINEKGKRRIIGIGSFVIEPDSRKCEFSVLVHDDYQGQGLAAKLVDVIIGIADEKGLEEFYGYIEPSNRKMVNLTAKLGMAQNKTSYDLLKMTLHLK comes from the coding sequence ATGGATAATCTGAAGCGCATGTTCGATCCGGCGACGATTGCTGTCATCGGTGCCAGTGAAAAAGAAGGATCTCTGGGGAGGGTCCTCATCGACAACCTCCAGGCCTGCAAGGAGCGAAAGATCTTCACGGTCAATCCCAACCAGAAGACGGTGTGTCATTTCCATTGCTATGACAGCATCGGGGACATCCCCGAACATATCGATCTTGCTATTGTAGCCTCCCCCGCCACCACCGTGCCGGGGATTGTCGATGCCTGTGGGCGGGCCGGCGTGGACGGGTTGATCATCATTACAGATGGGTTCCGGGAGGCAGGCATCGAAGGCCGCCTTCTCGAGGAAGAGATCATCCGCATTAAAAAAAATTACCCGCTGAGAATTCTCGGACCATCCTGCCTGGGTGTGATCCGGCCCCATGCGGGCCTTTGCGCATCCGGCCTCAGCTCCGTCCCCGAAATGGGCAATATCGCGCTTCTGACCCAGAGCAGCGCCTTTGAGAAAACCCTTTTTGACTGGGGGATGCATGCCCATGTCAGCTTCAGCATGCTGGCTTCCCTGGGGTCGGGCATCGACATCGACTTCGGCGATCTCATCGATTATCTCGGCAACGATTCGCACACGCGGAGTATCATGATCTATATGGAAGACCGGATCGGCGATATTAAAAAATTTGCCAGCGCCGCCCGTGGATTTTCCCGTTACAAGCCCATCGTCCTTTTGAAACCGCCCCCTGTGCCGAACGGCTTCCCAGAAAAGCAATCCCACACGGATATGCTGGCCGGACCGGAGGATGTCTTTGACGCTCTCCTCCGGCGGTTGGGCGTCGTCCGGGTCCGGGAAGCGCAGGATCTCTATAATACGGCTGATGTCCTCTATTCACGGAATCTCCCCCGTGGACCCAGGCTGGCCATTATTACCAACACAACCGGCGCAGGCCTGATGGCGGCCAACCGGCTCCGGCGTTCGGGAGGCGCGCTCGCTCAATTGTCGGATGAAACGGTCGCATCGCTGAACGGGCTGCTGCCGGCTTCCTGGAATCGGGGAAATCCCGTGGATATTCAAAGGACAGCCGATGCCAGGCGTTATGAGAATACCCTGCAAATCTGCCTCGGCGATCCGGGTATTGACGGCATCCTGGTTCTGTTTGCCAGAATGGATGCAGTCGATGATGAGGAGCTGGCAGGCACGCTGACCTCTTTTGTCAAAAACGCCTCCAAACCGGTTATCGCCAGCTGGCTGGGACGTGAGGAGGTTAACCGCGGCCGGGATATTCTGCTGAAAAGCGGCGTCCCCGTCTACGATACACCGGAAGCGGCCGTGCGGACCTATCTGTATATGTATGATTATGAACGAAACCTCCGCGATCTGAACGAAACACCGTCCGAATTGTCGGTGGACGAAGCGCCGTCCAAAAATCATCTTAAATCGCTGGTCCGCCGCGTTTCCCGGGAAAACGGTTTTATTCTGACGGATGAAGACTCCCGAAAATTCCTGACCAATTACGGTATTCCCCTGATTCAAACCTTTACGGCCCTGAATGCGGAGGAAGCCGCAGGTTATGCCCATACAATCGGATATCCTGTCGTACTCAAAATATCCTCCCCGGATATCATCTTCCGTCAGGATGTGGGAGGCGTCGTCCGCGGCATCACAACGCCTTCCGAATTAAGGAGGGAATACGACCGGCTGATCGAACGCGTCAGAGAACGCCAGCCCGGGGCGGCCATTCATGGTGTTACGGTTCAAAAGATGGTCGAGGTCATCGATTATGAATTGATTCTGGGGGCAAAAAAAGATCCGGACTATGGTGCGGTGATCCTCTTCGGCATGGGGGGGATCGGGGTGGAGATCTTCCGGGACTTTGCCGTAGGACTTCCCCCCCTGAACCAGGCTCTGGCCAGAAGACTCATGGAGGATACCAGGGTCTATAAGATGCTGCAGGGCTACCGGGGGAAAAAGCCGGCAGATCTGCGGCAGTTGGAACAAATCATCGTGAGCCTCTCCAATCTGATTGTCGATTTTCCGGAGATTCTCATGATGGATATGAATCCCCTGGCCATCAGCGACGGAAAGGCTGTAGCCCTTGACGCCCGGATCATTCTTGACCGGCCCGACGGCCTGAAGGAAACGCCTTATCCGCATCTGGTCATTACCCCTTACCCGGCGCGTTATATCACGCGGTGGCATCTCCGGGGCGGCACGGAGGCCATCCTCCGCCCCATCAAGCCCGAAGACGAACCCCTGGAACATGAGATGTTCACCTCCCTTTCCCCGGCCACGCTGCGGGAGCGGTTTTACCAGACCATCAAGACCATTACTCATGAAATGCACGCCCGTTTTTGTAATATCGACTATGACCGCGAAATGGCCATTGTGGCTGAAATAAACGAGAAGGGGAAACGGCGGATCATCGGCATCGGAAGCTTTGTGATCGAGCCGGACAGCAGAAAATGCGAGTTTTCCGTTCTCGTCCATGATGATTATCAGGGACAGGGTCTTGCCGCCAAATTGGTGGATGTCATCATCGGCATCGCCGATGAAAAGGGTCTGGAGGAATTCTATGGCTACATCGAGCCTTCGAACCGCAAGATGGTCAACCTGACAGCAAAACTGGGCATGGCCCAGAATAAAACGTCTTATGATCTGTTGAAAATGACTTTGCACTTGAAGTAA
- a CDS encoding DUF1499 domain-containing protein gives MKVLFWLLPALFLTSGSCFAQSGSPFSGSGGGPLKVCPKSPNCVSSQAGDSGHAVAPLVYTGSRAEACAKLKKVLTEMTRMKIVEEKDDYLHAEARSLIFRFVDDVEFYLPAPEKVIHVRSASRVGYSDMGVNRKRVEEIRRRFVK, from the coding sequence ATGAAAGTGCTGTTCTGGTTATTGCCGGCGTTGTTCCTCACGAGCGGATCGTGTTTTGCGCAAAGCGGCTCCCCGTTCAGCGGTTCTGGCGGCGGCCCTCTTAAAGTATGCCCGAAAAGTCCCAATTGTGTTTCGTCGCAGGCCGGTGATTCCGGACATGCTGTTGCTCCGCTAGTCTATACCGGCAGCCGCGCCGAAGCCTGCGCGAAACTGAAAAAAGTGCTGACTGAGATGACGCGGATGAAGATTGTCGAAGAGAAAGATGATTATCTTCACGCGGAGGCCAGATCATTGATCTTCCGGTTCGTAGATGACGTCGAGTTTTATTTGCCTGCTCCGGAAAAGGTGATTCATGTGCGCAGCGCCTCCCGGGTCGGCTATTCCGATATGGGAGTCAACCGCAAACGTGTTGAAGAAATACGCAGGAGATTCGTAAAATAA
- a CDS encoding TVP38/TMEM64 family protein has product MKPAYPKILIALGFAAILVLIRVFGWDQLLSMEVFRQHRDQLLTFTGEHYLFTVAIFMLIYIAAVALSIPGATVLTLTAGFLFGFYGLIYVNIAASLGAVMAFLAARYLLGDWIQTRYKEKLASFNSEIAENGRHYLLTARLVPVFPFFLINVLAGLTRVPLATFTWTTMAGILPGSFVYIYAGRQLGIIDKPGDILSWPVMTAFVLLGILVISPVLARKLMKSKSGKPAELSAKN; this is encoded by the coding sequence ATGAAACCGGCTTATCCCAAAATTCTCATCGCACTGGGATTTGCGGCTATCCTGGTCCTGATTCGCGTTTTCGGATGGGATCAACTTTTAAGCATGGAGGTTTTCCGGCAGCATCGGGATCAGCTCCTTACGTTTACCGGGGAGCACTATCTTTTTACCGTGGCAATTTTTATGCTGATCTATATTGCCGCAGTGGCTTTGTCGATTCCCGGCGCAACCGTTCTGACGCTCACCGCCGGTTTTCTTTTCGGTTTCTACGGCTTGATTTATGTGAACATTGCCGCTTCCCTGGGCGCTGTGATGGCTTTTCTGGCGGCGCGGTATCTGCTCGGTGACTGGATTCAAACGCGTTACAAAGAAAAACTTGCGTCATTCAACAGCGAGATTGCCGAAAATGGCCGCCATTACCTGCTGACAGCGCGATTGGTTCCGGTCTTTCCCTTCTTTCTCATCAATGTTCTTGCCGGGTTGACCCGCGTGCCGCTCGCAACTTTCACCTGGACCACGATGGCCGGCATCCTCCCCGGTTCTTTTGTTTATATTTACGCCGGCCGCCAGCTGGGAATCATCGATAAACCCGGCGATATTCTTTCCTGGCCGGTCATGACGGCCTTTGTTCTTCTGGGCATTCTGGTCATCAGCCCGGTGCTGGCGAGGAAACTGATGAAAAGCAAAAGCGGAAAACCTGCGGAACTTTCCGCCAAGAATTGA
- a CDS encoding mercuric reductase — translation MKFGGETGKNYMGKFDFDLMVIGGGGGGITAARMAAGLGKRTAMVDKKKIGGECTWSGCIPSKSLLGSAKAAQMISRAEQFGLTLEGSVRVGNGRVMESVRAIVQDIYDTERPGHFQKMGITVIEDAKVSFVNETVLSVNGKNLSAGKFIIATGSGPLVPPIPGLEQLNYFTNETIFSMEKIPASLIILGGGPIGAELSTAFTRLGVKVSLVEMAQTILIREDRELVDILTEKLTGEGVSILTGAKAVSVKGSEHGITLFYERSGAPGRITAESLLVAVGRRPHTDGLNLEAAGVAYDTKGIRVDEYLRTTAKNIYAAGDVVGPYQFSHVANYQAITATANALLPIHRKVNYDHIPWCTLTDPELARSGATEQEAKERHGSGVRVYRVPYSGIDRAVTDRVKSGLAKIICDKKGAILGIHILGERATEVMHELHAAKSLGIPLFKLDRVIHAYPAYNDIVKQAARSAYIDRIQANPFVRLIKLFRRSK, via the coding sequence ATGAAATTCGGCGGCGAAACAGGAAAAAATTATATGGGGAAATTTGATTTTGATCTGATGGTGATCGGAGGCGGCGGAGGCGGCATCACCGCTGCCAGGATGGCGGCAGGTCTTGGCAAACGAACCGCCATGGTGGATAAAAAAAAAATCGGTGGTGAATGTACCTGGTCCGGCTGCATTCCCAGTAAGTCGCTGCTGGGTTCGGCCAAAGCGGCGCAAATGATCAGCAGGGCCGAGCAGTTTGGCCTGACCCTTGAGGGGTCTGTCCGTGTCGGCAATGGCCGGGTTATGGAGAGCGTGCGGGCCATTGTACAGGACATTTACGATACGGAGAGGCCCGGGCATTTTCAAAAGATGGGCATTACCGTCATCGAAGATGCGAAGGTGTCCTTCGTCAATGAAACGGTTCTTTCCGTAAACGGAAAGAATCTGTCCGCCGGGAAATTCATTATTGCCACCGGTTCCGGCCCGCTGGTCCCGCCCATACCGGGTCTTGAACAGCTGAACTATTTTACCAACGAAACAATCTTCTCCATGGAAAAAATCCCTGCCTCCCTGATTATCCTGGGTGGAGGCCCCATCGGCGCCGAATTGTCCACTGCCTTTACCCGGTTGGGTGTAAAAGTGTCTCTGGTGGAAATGGCGCAGACCATCCTGATCCGTGAAGACCGCGAGCTGGTGGATATCCTTACTGAGAAGTTGACAGGTGAGGGCGTCTCGATCCTGACCGGCGCGAAAGCCGTCTCGGTTAAGGGATCGGAACACGGCATAACCTTGTTTTATGAAAGAAGCGGCGCCCCGGGCAGGATAACGGCGGAGAGTCTCCTGGTGGCCGTCGGCCGGAGGCCCCATACGGATGGCCTCAACCTGGAAGCGGCAGGCGTTGCTTATGATACAAAAGGCATCCGGGTGGATGAATATCTCCGGACAACCGCAAAAAATATTTATGCCGCAGGCGATGTTGTGGGTCCGTATCAGTTCAGTCATGTAGCCAACTATCAGGCTATTACGGCAACGGCCAATGCGCTCCTGCCCATCCACAGGAAAGTAAACTATGACCACATTCCCTGGTGCACTCTGACTGACCCGGAGCTTGCCCGCAGCGGGGCGACCGAACAGGAGGCAAAAGAACGACATGGATCGGGTGTCCGTGTCTACCGGGTTCCGTATTCGGGTATTGACCGGGCCGTTACCGATCGCGTAAAATCAGGTCTGGCGAAAATTATCTGCGATAAAAAAGGAGCCATTCTGGGTATTCATATTCTGGGGGAGAGGGCGACGGAAGTCATGCACGAGTTGCACGCGGCCAAGTCACTGGGGATACCCCTTTTTAAACTCGACCGTGTCATCCATGCCTATCCGGCTTATAACGACATTGTGAAGCAAGCCGCCCGCAGCGCCTATATCGACAGAATACAGGCAAATCCGTTTGTCCGGTTGATAAAATTATTCAGGAGATCAAAATGA
- a CDS encoding methionine sulfoxide reductase — translation MKKLLTCLVILSFVLGCQNGNTQSAEGKKMTPTQETKSEKIATLAGGCFWCVEADLEKLPGVIKVVSGYTGGQGAGPTYETYSRMGYIEAVQVYYDPGRLSFEQILNYFLKHMDPTDAGGQFADRGPAYRSAIFYANAEEKKTAENVLAALGKSGKFNRPIVTEILKLDTFYPAEEYHQDYYKKNPLRYKYYRSGSGRNVFLAKIWGNDSTTEPVSGSSYKKPDDATLKKKLTKMQYEVTQKNGTEPPFQNEYDKNKREGIYVDIVSGEPLFSSLDKYDSGTGWPSFTKPLEPSAVVEKEDRSLFTTRTEVRSKHGDSHLGHVFPDGPKPTGLRYCMNSAALRFIPKEDLEKEGYGRYLKLFTPVQ, via the coding sequence ATGAAAAAACTTTTAACCTGTCTGGTAATATTAAGTTTTGTTTTGGGTTGCCAGAACGGCAATACCCAATCAGCGGAGGGGAAAAAAATGACGCCAACTCAGGAGACAAAAAGTGAGAAAATAGCCACGCTGGCCGGCGGGTGCTTCTGGTGCGTGGAAGCAGACCTGGAGAAGCTGCCGGGCGTGATCAAGGTTGTTTCCGGTTATACGGGCGGTCAAGGGGCCGGTCCGACCTATGAAACCTATTCGAGAATGGGCTACATTGAAGCCGTTCAGGTTTATTACGATCCCGGCCGGTTATCGTTTGAACAGATTTTGAACTATTTCCTGAAGCATATGGATCCGACGGATGCGGGCGGACAATTTGCGGATCGCGGTCCGGCTTATCGCAGCGCCATTTTTTATGCAAACGCTGAAGAAAAAAAGACCGCTGAAAATGTTCTGGCCGCTCTGGGAAAGTCCGGAAAATTCAACAGACCCATTGTTACGGAAATCCTGAAACTGGACACATTTTATCCGGCGGAGGAATACCACCAGGATTATTACAAAAAAAACCCGCTCCGTTACAAATATTACCGCAGCGGCTCGGGTCGTAACGTCTTTCTTGCGAAAATCTGGGGAAACGACTCGACCACGGAACCCGTCTCAGGCAGCAGTTACAAAAAGCCCGATGACGCCACGTTAAAAAAGAAACTCACTAAAATGCAGTATGAAGTCACTCAGAAAAACGGCACCGAGCCACCTTTTCAAAATGAGTACGATAAGAACAAGCGGGAAGGCATCTATGTGGATATCGTATCCGGAGAACCCCTTTTCAGCTCACTGGACAAATATGATTCCGGCACCGGGTGGCCCAGTTTCACCAAACCCCTGGAGCCGTCCGCCGTTGTGGAAAAAGAAGATCGCAGCCTTTTTACCACACGGACGGAAGTGCGCAGCAAACACGGTGATTCTCATTTGGGGCATGTCTTCCCCGACGGACCTAAGCCTACCGGCCTGCGTTATTGCATGAATTCGGCGGCCCTTCGTTTTATTCCCAAAGAAGATCTGGAAAAAGAAGGTTACGGCCGGTATCTGAAATTATTTACACCGGTTCAATAA
- a CDS encoding cytochrome p460, with protein sequence MLMMAGGITVVAQNKYELKAPNGISFSEIRGYETWQVIAPSYRTDNHEVRIILGNPVMINAYQEGIPGNGKLFPDGSTIVKIGWSDRKNPDFPAALEPDVLKRVEFIIKDSQRFRDSDGWGYARFVYDAKTSTFAPFGKDASFVQDCHQCHTAVKQKDFIFTGYPRR encoded by the coding sequence ATGCTCATGATGGCGGGTGGCATCACCGTCGTCGCACAGAATAAATATGAACTGAAAGCGCCAAACGGAATATCTTTTTCCGAGATCAGGGGATATGAAACCTGGCAGGTCATCGCGCCGAGCTACAGGACGGACAACCATGAAGTCAGGATCATCCTCGGCAATCCGGTCATGATCAACGCTTATCAGGAAGGCATCCCCGGCAACGGCAAACTTTTTCCCGACGGATCCACCATCGTAAAAATAGGCTGGTCGGACAGGAAAAATCCCGATTTTCCCGCTGCTCTGGAGCCTGACGTTCTCAAAAGAGTTGAGTTCATTATCAAGGATTCCCAAAGATTCCGTGATTCCGATGGCTGGGGATATGCGCGGTTTGTGTATGATGCCAAAACCTCAACCTTTGCACCGTTTGGCAAAGATGCCTCTTTCGTTCAGGACTGCCATCAATGCCATACGGCTGTGAAACAGAAAGATTTTATCTTTACCGGTTATCCCCGCCGGTAA
- a CDS encoding formate dehydrogenase subunit gamma produces MTTKSSNLPVRRLVIMAVLLSLLGGVMSYQVVGSDPSNPRANVWRAVRDGLPAYTSTPAQGHTVLIQNSGENWREIRNGLVARFSPWIIVLALAGMAVFYRTVGPEKLTRPRSGVKIVRFTLRERIVHWYTAALFIVMAVTGLSLLLGRYLLIPVFGHWLTSGYLEAAKVLHNYGGPLLLIGFLLEFILWVRFNIPEKIDLAWFKTMGGMIGHGTPPHIGRVNAGEKGWFWLIFIFGSAVGITGVLLDFPIWNQSRFTMQVAHIIHASVAVIFVTVSFGHIYMGTLGVEGAFEAMWTGSVDAVWAQQNHDLWYEEMTRENAGKPDSETP; encoded by the coding sequence ATGACAACAAAAAGCAGCAATCTGCCCGTCAGGCGCCTTGTGATCATGGCAGTGCTTCTGTCGCTTCTCGGCGGAGTGATGTCCTATCAGGTGGTTGGTTCGGATCCAAGCAACCCGCGGGCCAATGTCTGGAGAGCCGTCCGGGATGGCCTGCCGGCTTATACATCGACGCCGGCACAGGGTCACACCGTCCTGATTCAAAACAGTGGCGAGAACTGGCGTGAAATCCGCAACGGGCTTGTCGCCAGGTTTTCTCCCTGGATCATCGTGCTGGCGCTGGCGGGCATGGCCGTGTTTTACCGGACGGTGGGACCCGAAAAATTAACCAGACCCCGGTCCGGCGTGAAAATCGTCCGTTTCACGCTTCGGGAACGGATCGTGCACTGGTATACGGCGGCGCTGTTTATTGTCATGGCGGTTACGGGTTTGAGCCTTCTTCTGGGACGGTACCTTCTGATACCGGTGTTCGGCCACTGGCTCACGTCCGGATATCTCGAGGCGGCAAAAGTGCTGCACAATTATGGCGGACCGCTCTTGCTCATCGGATTCCTGCTGGAGTTTATCCTCTGGGTCCGCTTCAATATTCCCGAAAAGATCGATCTGGCGTGGTTTAAGACCATGGGAGGGATGATCGGCCACGGGACCCCGCCCCATATCGGCAGAGTCAACGCCGGGGAGAAGGGCTGGTTCTGGCTGATCTTCATTTTCGGCAGCGCCGTGGGAATCACCGGGGTTCTGCTTGATTTCCCCATCTGGAATCAGAGCCGTTTCACCATGCAGGTAGCTCACATCATTCATGCCTCAGTCGCCGTCATCTTCGTTACGGTTTCCTTCGGCCACATCTATATGGGCACGCTGGGCGTGGAAGGGGCTTTTGAAGCCATGTGGACGGGTTCAGTGGATGCCGTATGGGCCCAGCAGAACCATGATCTCTGGTACGAAGAAATGACCCGGGAGAATGCCGGAAAACCGGATTCGGAAACACCCTGA
- a CDS encoding formate dehydrogenase, producing MARMKFLCDTERCIECNGCVTACNNEHDVPWGINRRHVVTLKDGERGEKSISVACMHCTDAPCAAVCPVDCFYTTPDGIVLHDKDLCIGCGYCFYACPFGAPQFPEENSFAARGKMDKCTFCAGGPGKDNTVEEYKKYGRNRIAEGKLPLCAEMCATKALLAGDGNVVSEIYLERITRRGSRPEAWGWETAYNFKSGRGKNP from the coding sequence ATGGCTAGAATGAAATTTCTCTGTGACACCGAACGCTGCATTGAATGCAATGGCTGCGTTACGGCCTGCAACAATGAGCATGATGTGCCGTGGGGTATCAACCGGCGTCATGTGGTTACCCTGAAGGACGGGGAGCGCGGCGAAAAATCCATCTCCGTGGCCTGTATGCACTGCACGGACGCGCCCTGCGCTGCGGTCTGTCCAGTCGATTGTTTTTATACAACTCCGGACGGCATTGTGCTGCATGACAAGGATCTGTGCATCGGATGCGGCTATTGCTTCTATGCCTGTCCGTTCGGCGCGCCGCAGTTTCCGGAAGAGAATTCTTTCGCGGCCCGCGGCAAAATGGATAAATGCACTTTCTGCGCGGGAGGGCCGGGGAAGGACAATACGGTTGAAGAGTATAAAAAATACGGCCGCAACCGGATTGCCGAGGGCAAACTGCCGCTGTGCGCCGAGATGTGCGCCACCAAGGCCCTGCTGGCCGGGGACGGCAATGTCGTTTCCGAGATATATCTGGAACGCATTACCCGGCGCGGCAGCCGCCCCGAAGCATGGGGATGGGAAACCGCTTACAATTTTAAATCAGGCAGGGGGAAAAATCCATGA